The Amycolatopsis sp. DG1A-15b genome window below encodes:
- a CDS encoding helix-turn-helix domain-containing protein codes for MHRVVVLALDGVYPFELGIPQRVFGTADGRYEVVTCTVDGRPVRTSGDFTITTGRGPDVLATADTVVIPPYESAPDSARLPGPVADALGRIPAGARIVSICTGSFTLAAAGLLDRRRATTHWNHTARFREFFPEVVLDPDVLFVDDGDVLTSAGAASGVDVCLHLVRKDHGSAVANRVARRCVVPSFREGGQAQYIEQPVPEPSSAGTAATQAWALRRLAEPLTLTDLAGHARMSLRTFARRFRDEAGMSPGRWLIQQRVARARELLESSDLPIEQIAERVGFATPASLRQHLHAAIGVSPRAYRHTFRAVSDH; via the coding sequence ATGCATCGTGTCGTCGTCCTCGCGCTCGACGGGGTCTACCCGTTCGAGCTGGGTATCCCGCAGCGCGTCTTCGGCACCGCGGACGGCCGCTACGAGGTGGTTACCTGCACGGTCGACGGCCGCCCGGTGCGTACTTCCGGTGACTTCACGATCACTACCGGCCGCGGGCCGGACGTGCTGGCCACCGCGGACACCGTCGTCATCCCGCCGTACGAATCGGCTCCGGACTCCGCCCGGCTGCCCGGCCCGGTGGCGGACGCGCTCGGGCGAATCCCGGCCGGCGCGCGGATCGTGTCGATCTGCACCGGCTCCTTCACCCTCGCCGCCGCCGGCCTGCTCGACCGGCGGCGCGCGACGACGCACTGGAACCACACGGCCCGGTTCCGGGAGTTCTTCCCCGAGGTGGTCCTGGACCCGGATGTGCTCTTCGTCGACGACGGTGACGTGCTCACCTCGGCCGGGGCCGCATCCGGCGTCGACGTGTGCCTGCACCTGGTGCGCAAGGACCACGGCAGCGCGGTGGCGAACCGCGTCGCGCGCCGGTGCGTGGTGCCGTCGTTCCGCGAAGGTGGTCAGGCTCAGTACATCGAGCAGCCGGTGCCGGAGCCGTCCTCGGCCGGGACGGCGGCGACACAGGCGTGGGCGCTCAGGCGGCTGGCCGAACCGCTCACGCTGACCGATCTCGCCGGGCACGCCCGGATGAGCCTGCGGACGTTCGCCCGCCGGTTCCGGGACGAAGCGGGGATGAGTCCGGGCAGGTGGCTGATCCAGCAGCGGGTCGCCCGCGCACGGGAACTGCTGGAGTCCAGCGACCTGCCCATCGAGCAGATCGCCGAACGGGTGGGTTTCGCGACACCCGCCTCATTGCGGCAGCACCTGCACGCCGCGATCGGCGTCTCACCACGGGCCTATCGCCACACCTTCCGAGCCGTGAGCGACCACTGA